The following are from one region of the Stigmatella ashevillena genome:
- a CDS encoding HD domain-containing phosphohydrolase, with amino-acid sequence MAKRLGERLIEAGLVTAEAVDKALEHQKITGHKLGDCLVELGLLPEAALLRFLATEFQTRFVSADKLAKAKIATAVLDRIPVRMAESNNVLPLAYDVERKLLSIVAAEPQNKAVLEEIALVTGVSEVYAFVGLRSAIAAAIRKYYYGDPTAFTALEAGNPQVQRADVSAMAGAYEATGSGSRSAPISQLRFETDPGSRLSRAAAGSQLLRMTTQMRDAMGATRSSIAESDFVETLSVLVGLLEQERPHHRGHSTQLARQASIVGRRMGISPKELTALAIAAHLHDLGKSSERHHTLASNAVNASWKEEAKRLCRAPARLFETVHLPPTVNTLLAQLYEAYDGSGVPQGTQGESISLGARILSTVDSFLDLTKNPANAFGKVLTKTQALDHLRKNAGVLYDPIVADIVGQVQSGELLRHRIVQDGRQVLIAESDEAIRTDMLESVLRQGLVVYAFSTLDGALDGLANRECDVLVVSLRFGLPDILALLQYARGTAESAGLPILVLGEPDNTSRERLLMAGATAVQSPADTDVAAKIVRQFQEDRILHNGPARVVRGSYDELPLLELLKTLASGRKSGRLHLRHHSLEGYLHLERGRIVYASYAGQSGESAMQALLQIKQAEFQYDPDSLLLDIPHLDKELEGVTKELSTRRALA; translated from the coding sequence ATGGCGAAGCGGCTCGGAGAACGCCTGATCGAGGCCGGCCTCGTCACCGCCGAGGCCGTGGACAAAGCCCTCGAACACCAGAAGATCACCGGCCACAAGCTCGGCGACTGTCTGGTGGAACTGGGCCTGCTCCCGGAAGCCGCCTTGCTGCGCTTCCTGGCCACCGAGTTCCAGACGCGCTTTGTCTCCGCGGACAAGCTGGCCAAGGCGAAGATCGCCACGGCCGTGCTGGACCGGATCCCCGTGAGGATGGCCGAGTCGAACAACGTGCTGCCCCTGGCGTACGACGTGGAGCGCAAGCTGCTCTCCATCGTCGCGGCGGAGCCGCAGAACAAGGCGGTGCTGGAAGAGATCGCCCTCGTCACCGGCGTCTCGGAGGTCTACGCGTTCGTGGGCCTGCGCAGCGCCATCGCCGCAGCCATCCGGAAGTACTACTACGGCGACCCGACCGCCTTCACCGCCCTGGAGGCGGGCAACCCCCAGGTGCAGCGGGCGGACGTCTCTGCCATGGCCGGCGCCTACGAGGCCACGGGCAGTGGCAGCCGGAGCGCCCCCATTTCGCAGCTCCGTTTCGAGACGGACCCAGGCTCGCGCTTGTCGCGGGCCGCCGCCGGCTCCCAGCTCTTGCGGATGACCACGCAGATGCGCGACGCGATGGGGGCCACACGCTCGTCCATCGCCGAGAGCGACTTCGTCGAGACGCTGAGCGTCCTGGTCGGACTGCTGGAGCAGGAGCGGCCCCACCACCGCGGCCACTCGACCCAACTGGCGCGGCAGGCCTCCATCGTGGGGCGGCGCATGGGCATCTCGCCCAAGGAGCTGACCGCGCTGGCCATCGCCGCCCACCTGCATGATCTCGGCAAGTCGTCCGAGCGGCACCACACCCTGGCCAGCAACGCCGTCAATGCCAGTTGGAAGGAAGAGGCCAAGCGCCTGTGCCGGGCTCCCGCCCGCCTCTTCGAGACGGTCCACCTGCCGCCCACCGTCAACACCCTGCTCGCCCAGCTCTACGAGGCCTATGACGGCTCGGGCGTTCCGCAGGGCACCCAGGGCGAGAGCATCTCGCTCGGCGCGCGCATCCTCTCCACGGTGGACAGCTTCCTGGACTTGACGAAGAACCCGGCCAACGCCTTCGGCAAGGTGCTCACCAAGACGCAGGCGCTGGACCACCTGCGCAAGAACGCGGGCGTCCTCTACGATCCCATCGTGGCGGACATCGTCGGGCAGGTGCAGAGCGGAGAGCTGCTGCGCCACCGCATCGTCCAGGACGGACGGCAGGTGCTCATCGCCGAGTCCGACGAGGCCATCCGGACGGACATGCTGGAATCGGTCCTGCGGCAGGGGCTGGTGGTGTACGCCTTCTCCACGCTGGATGGCGCGCTCGATGGGCTGGCGAACCGGGAGTGCGATGTGCTCGTGGTGAGCCTGCGCTTCGGACTCCCCGACATCCTCGCCCTGCTCCAGTACGCGCGCGGCACCGCGGAGAGCGCGGGCTTGCCCATCCTCGTGCTCGGAGAGCCGGACAACACCTCGCGCGAGCGGCTCCTCATGGCCGGCGCGACGGCGGTGCAGTCTCCCGCGGACACGGACGTGGCGGCCAAGATCGTCCGTCAGTTCCAAGAGGACCGGATCCTCCACAACGGCCCGGCGCGCGTGGTGCGCGGCAGCTACGACGAGCTGCCCTTGCTGGAGTTGCTCAAGACGCTCGCCAGCGGACGCAAATCCGGCCGACTCCACCTGCGCCACCACTCGCTCGAGGGCTACCTCCACCTGGAGCGGGGGCGCATCGTCTATGCCTCCTACGCGGGCCAGTCCGGCGAATCCGCCATGCAGGCGCTCCTGCAAATCAAGCAGGCGGAGTTCCAGTACGATCCAGACTCGCTGCTGCTGGACATCCCCCACCTCGACAAGGAACTCGAAGGGGTGACCAAGGAGCTGAGCACGCGCCGCGCCTTGGCGTAG
- a CDS encoding golvesin C-terminal-like domain-containing protein, giving the protein MARLRLQHGQVLVLTLLPTLVGAQVPQEDPLDCGLDPPGRVYVPRPGPRAHEVSPGGAAEPARVRRELRDSVRGALSGVPQTRVHGGALSGKTVYLSPGHGFYRSAPLARWATQRPNTNEVVEDLVSAETLNQYLLPMLMGAGAVVVPLREPDLNRRMAIVNNGDPGYAEVGEASLFGTSPVPGWGPPSSPMANNVEPFKLGGSRWMTAASQATASASWVPKIPEEGARYVYIAYTADPSRVPDAHFVVRHAGGESHFRVNQRRHGGTWVLLGRFYFKAGQDPAKGAVLALNDSTSQGSVSLDAVRFGGGTGFIGDAEMGPLPRPRYEECTRYHAQFSGAPAAVFAPSGANRLSNERNDDVTARSRFAAWDHEEGEDAVYVAWHTNASGGTGYGTEGYVYGPNPVDGTLNFTGVPGSDVMAQALLDELDRDLKTSLGTWRTRKLRSAYFGEVNPAHNPEMPSVLLEVAYHDSVQDAVHLREADFRRVAARAILQGLIKYFATRDGVPVHLPPEPPTAVAARNKAGRVEVRWAPPGTDSDDLGGHAATAYRVYQSEDGLGWDEGQETAETVFTLDVPVGTTRYFRVAALNAGGESFPSDTVGVRTGTAPPVLIVNAFDRLDASMNLTEDLTPYDLGSPVRVLLEAMNDGSSVRRHGAAVARHEVAFDSATNEALASGLAELTGYSLVDWFTGRGGVKGAPPTRMEQDAIRAFVSAGGHLIFSGSHAASQLFAGGAEDQAFLADILRASVESGASSLLVEGQPTQWLASATHLMLDDGTLGGLSVGSPDVLAPVGGSASVLRYAGTELSAGVASAPGGQVLFLGVPLEGIVSPWRREYVLGTFLARTGLLAVAPVPPGDEPSPPDPGPANQWNTATGNDPRPPDPLPPPYVVDGVPDIYDAADTGCGCGTGGGPVFMAWLSLLVTVQLQRARRRTANSSR; this is encoded by the coding sequence ATGGCACGCCTCCGGCTCCAGCACGGTCAAGTCCTTGTCCTCACGCTGCTTCCCACGCTCGTGGGGGCCCAGGTTCCCCAGGAAGATCCCCTCGACTGTGGTCTGGATCCACCCGGCCGAGTCTACGTTCCCCGGCCGGGGCCACGGGCGCACGAGGTGTCTCCTGGAGGTGCCGCCGAGCCAGCGCGCGTCCGCCGTGAGCTCCGGGACTCCGTGCGAGGAGCCCTCTCGGGGGTTCCCCAGACGCGGGTGCACGGCGGGGCGCTGTCCGGCAAGACGGTCTACCTGAGCCCCGGGCACGGCTTCTATCGAAGCGCTCCCCTGGCGCGCTGGGCGACACAGCGTCCCAACACGAACGAAGTCGTCGAGGACCTGGTCTCCGCGGAGACGCTCAACCAGTACCTGCTGCCCATGTTGATGGGGGCGGGGGCCGTGGTGGTGCCGCTGCGGGAGCCCGATCTCAACCGGCGGATGGCCATCGTCAACAATGGCGATCCGGGCTACGCGGAGGTCGGGGAGGCGAGCCTCTTTGGCACGTCCCCGGTGCCTGGGTGGGGTCCCCCTTCCTCGCCCATGGCGAACAACGTCGAGCCTTTCAAGCTCGGGGGCAGCCGGTGGATGACTGCTGCCTCCCAGGCGACGGCGTCGGCCTCCTGGGTGCCGAAGATTCCGGAGGAGGGGGCCCGGTACGTGTACATCGCTTACACCGCGGATCCGTCGCGTGTGCCGGATGCCCATTTCGTGGTGCGGCATGCGGGAGGCGAGAGTCACTTCCGGGTGAACCAGCGCCGCCACGGCGGAACGTGGGTGCTGCTCGGGCGCTTCTACTTCAAGGCAGGGCAGGACCCGGCGAAGGGAGCGGTGCTGGCGCTCAATGACTCCACGTCGCAGGGCAGCGTGTCCCTGGATGCGGTGCGCTTTGGAGGCGGAACGGGCTTCATCGGAGACGCGGAGATGGGGCCGTTGCCCCGGCCGCGCTACGAGGAGTGCACCCGCTACCACGCGCAGTTCAGTGGCGCGCCCGCCGCGGTGTTTGCTCCCTCGGGAGCCAACAGGCTGAGCAACGAGCGCAACGACGATGTCACCGCGCGGTCGCGCTTCGCGGCCTGGGACCATGAGGAGGGCGAGGACGCCGTCTACGTGGCCTGGCATACCAACGCCTCCGGTGGCACCGGCTATGGAACGGAGGGCTACGTCTACGGCCCCAATCCGGTGGATGGCACGCTCAACTTCACGGGAGTTCCCGGCAGTGACGTGATGGCCCAGGCGCTGTTGGATGAGCTGGATCGCGATCTCAAGACGTCGTTGGGGACCTGGAGGACGCGCAAGCTGCGCTCGGCCTACTTCGGAGAGGTGAATCCGGCCCACAACCCCGAGATGCCCTCGGTGCTGCTCGAAGTTGCCTATCACGACTCGGTCCAGGATGCGGTGCACCTGCGCGAGGCGGATTTCCGGAGGGTCGCGGCGCGCGCCATCCTTCAGGGTCTCATCAAATACTTCGCCACGCGGGATGGCGTGCCCGTCCACTTGCCGCCCGAGCCTCCCACCGCGGTGGCCGCGCGCAACAAGGCTGGAAGGGTGGAGGTGCGCTGGGCGCCTCCCGGCACGGACAGCGATGATCTCGGTGGGCACGCGGCCACCGCCTACCGCGTCTACCAGAGTGAAGATGGCCTGGGCTGGGACGAGGGCCAGGAGACGGCCGAGACCGTCTTCACCCTGGATGTGCCGGTGGGCACCACGCGCTACTTCCGGGTGGCGGCCCTCAACGCGGGCGGAGAGTCCTTCCCCTCGGACACGGTGGGGGTGCGGACCGGCACGGCCCCGCCGGTGCTCATCGTCAACGCCTTCGACCGGCTGGATGCCTCCATGAACCTGACCGAGGACCTCACCCCATATGATCTGGGCTCACCGGTGCGCGTGCTGCTGGAGGCCATGAACGATGGCTCTTCGGTCCGGCGCCATGGCGCCGCGGTGGCGCGGCACGAGGTGGCCTTCGACAGCGCGACGAACGAGGCCCTCGCCTCGGGGCTCGCCGAGCTCACGGGGTATTCATTGGTGGATTGGTTCACGGGGCGCGGGGGCGTGAAGGGCGCCCCCCCTACCCGGATGGAGCAGGATGCGATCCGAGCCTTCGTCTCCGCAGGAGGACACCTGATCTTCTCGGGAAGCCATGCGGCCTCTCAGCTCTTCGCAGGGGGCGCGGAAGATCAGGCCTTCCTGGCGGACATTCTCCGTGCCTCGGTGGAGAGCGGCGCCTCTTCGCTGCTCGTGGAGGGCCAGCCCACCCAGTGGCTTGCCTCGGCCACCCACCTGATGCTCGATGACGGAACCCTGGGCGGGCTGTCCGTGGGGAGTCCCGATGTGCTGGCCCCCGTCGGAGGGAGCGCCTCCGTGCTGCGCTACGCCGGAACGGAGCTGTCCGCCGGAGTGGCCTCGGCGCCGGGGGGACAGGTGCTCTTCTTGGGTGTCCCCTTGGAAGGCATCGTGAGCCCGTGGCGCCGAGAGTACGTGCTGGGAACCTTCCTTGCGCGCACGGGGCTGCTCGCCGTGGCGCCTGTCCCGCCAGGAGACGAGCCTTCGCCTCCTGACCCCGGGCCGGCCAACCAGTGGAACACCGCCACGGGCAATGACCCCCGGCCGCCGGACCCTCTCCCGCCTCCTTATGTGGTGGACGGGGTGCCAGACATCTACGACGCGGCGGACACCGGCTGTGGCTGCGGTACGGGCGGCGGTCCGGTGTTCATGGCGTGGTTGAGCCTGCTCGTAACTGTGCAGCTC
- a CDS encoding 3'-5' exoribonuclease YhaM family protein has product MTTDNSAGTPAPASEGGSVETVRKVYAKDLREKDRVQTVFRVTQKSKVTARSGKVFLSLVLGDKSGEVDARIFDKVDTFEPAFAIGDHILVQGHIISFHGKTQLVVEALERLDPGPLDLTEFEPPPAPPEPAAAAEAPQDAAPEKPAPAADKREESTPDKRPAREEGANTGGNAGGNAGARAVGQIREIVTERINDPYVKQLLLAFLDDPQLAAHLPIAPAGKGVHHAYRGGLAEHLLSVMRLTLRVADHYPMADRDLLLAGALLHDVMKVAEISAEKGFDYTDEGKLVGHLVMSAQKIREKTLAIPGFPPLLEHHLTHLVLAHNGKLEYGSPKLPMTLEAYIVHALDTLDSRIASWLEAMARDSNEKWTEPLKLYDQRQLWKAPAPTSRGKSPVEGRRKTREERRKPKGQGQGGAAAQGQTPATEAPAHPPRKERPPREGRPPREERGPREERPPREGRPPREERGPREERPPRAPRDPNSLPQELTFKPFSALTTLAPAPAESSQSKTEDNSSTEG; this is encoded by the coding sequence ATGACGACCGACAATTCCGCTGGTACCCCCGCCCCCGCCTCCGAGGGCGGCTCCGTCGAGACCGTTCGCAAGGTGTACGCGAAGGATCTGCGAGAGAAGGACCGCGTCCAGACCGTTTTCCGCGTCACGCAGAAGAGCAAGGTGACCGCGCGCAGTGGCAAGGTGTTCCTCTCCTTGGTGCTGGGCGACAAGAGCGGCGAGGTGGACGCCCGCATCTTCGACAAGGTGGACACCTTCGAGCCCGCCTTCGCCATCGGAGACCACATCCTGGTCCAGGGCCACATCATCAGCTTCCATGGGAAGACCCAGCTGGTAGTCGAGGCCCTGGAGCGCCTGGATCCGGGGCCGTTGGACCTCACGGAGTTCGAGCCCCCCCCGGCCCCGCCCGAGCCCGCCGCTGCCGCCGAGGCCCCTCAGGACGCGGCCCCCGAGAAACCCGCTCCGGCCGCAGACAAGCGCGAGGAGAGCACCCCGGACAAGCGGCCCGCCCGTGAAGAGGGCGCCAACACCGGAGGCAACGCCGGAGGCAATGCCGGGGCCCGCGCCGTGGGACAGATCCGCGAGATCGTCACCGAGCGGATCAACGATCCCTACGTGAAGCAACTGCTGCTGGCGTTCCTGGACGATCCCCAGCTCGCCGCCCACCTGCCCATCGCCCCCGCCGGCAAGGGCGTTCACCACGCCTACCGTGGCGGACTGGCCGAGCACCTGCTGTCGGTGATGCGATTGACGCTGCGCGTCGCGGACCACTACCCCATGGCGGACCGGGACCTGCTGCTGGCCGGCGCCCTGCTGCACGACGTGATGAAGGTGGCGGAGATCTCCGCCGAGAAGGGCTTCGACTACACCGACGAGGGCAAGCTGGTCGGCCACCTGGTGATGTCGGCGCAGAAGATCCGGGAGAAGACCCTGGCCATTCCCGGCTTCCCGCCCCTGCTCGAGCACCACCTCACCCACCTGGTGCTCGCCCACAACGGCAAGCTGGAGTACGGCTCGCCCAAGCTGCCCATGACGCTGGAGGCGTACATCGTCCACGCCCTCGACACGCTGGACTCGCGGATTGCCTCCTGGCTGGAGGCCATGGCGCGGGACTCGAACGAGAAATGGACGGAGCCGCTCAAGCTCTACGATCAGCGCCAGCTCTGGAAGGCGCCCGCCCCCACCTCGCGGGGCAAGTCGCCAGTGGAAGGCCGCCGCAAGACGCGCGAAGAGCGCCGCAAGCCCAAGGGCCAGGGCCAGGGAGGCGCCGCCGCCCAGGGTCAAACCCCGGCCACCGAGGCTCCCGCCCATCCTCCCCGCAAGGAGCGTCCGCCCCGCGAAGGCCGTCCGCCCCGTGAGGAGCGTGGCCCCCGCGAGGAGCGGCCGCCGCGTGAAGGCCGTCCGCCCCGCGAGGAGCGTGGCCCCCGCGAGGAGCGGCCGCCCCGAGCCCCCCGCGATCCGAACAGCCTGCCCCAGGAGCTCACCTTCAAGCCGTTCAGCGCCCTGACCACGCTGGCGCCCGCACCCGCCGAGTCCTCACAGAGCAAGACCGAGGACAACAGCTCCACGGAAGGATGA
- a CDS encoding class I SAM-dependent rRNA methyltransferase, with protein sequence MLNTYLSREAAQKLRHGAFWLRREDILSMDGTPTAGEPTQLRDEEGHVLGLGDVDLESSYAVRRLGLPEESAEGLIPRHVRHALERRARLLDDPRFCRLVNDDGDGLPGLIVDRYDTHFVVQTLTRAMDARLEEITRAIVEVAGASSVLLRNDSPRRQQLGLAPQRPHVLYGTPPRWCRLLELGARFTVDLTYGQNTGYHYDQRELRRFLARLAQGARVLDPCCNVGGLFVHAGLHGARQILAYDGNPDSADLARENAEANGLLGRVRVERASTLAVLRGAQDTFDLVLLDTQEVGSHEDFIEHVRLALKRTRHGGRLLLAGYHPPLARGAFEELVAESCEREQRIAFRLARFGLPPDHPLPVNSPGAEYLSAMALEVN encoded by the coding sequence TTGCTCAACACCTATCTGTCCCGGGAAGCAGCGCAGAAGTTGCGTCATGGCGCCTTCTGGCTCCGTCGAGAGGACATCCTTTCCATGGACGGTACGCCGACGGCCGGAGAGCCCACCCAGCTTCGGGACGAGGAAGGGCACGTGCTCGGCCTGGGGGATGTCGACCTGGAGTCCTCCTATGCGGTGCGCCGCCTGGGGCTGCCCGAAGAGAGCGCGGAGGGGCTCATCCCCCGCCATGTCCGCCACGCCTTGGAGCGCCGGGCGCGCCTGCTGGACGACCCTCGCTTCTGCCGGTTGGTGAACGACGATGGGGACGGGCTGCCTGGGCTCATCGTGGACCGGTACGACACGCACTTCGTCGTCCAGACGCTGACCCGGGCCATGGACGCGCGCTTGGAGGAAATCACGCGCGCCATCGTGGAGGTGGCGGGAGCCAGCTCGGTGCTGCTGCGCAACGACTCTCCCCGGCGCCAGCAGTTGGGGCTGGCCCCCCAGCGGCCCCACGTCCTCTACGGAACCCCTCCCCGCTGGTGCCGCCTGCTGGAATTGGGGGCACGGTTCACGGTGGACCTCACCTACGGCCAGAACACTGGCTACCACTATGACCAGCGGGAGCTGCGTCGCTTCCTGGCCCGGTTGGCCCAGGGCGCCCGGGTGCTGGATCCGTGCTGCAACGTGGGCGGCCTCTTCGTCCACGCCGGGCTCCACGGTGCCCGGCAGATCCTCGCCTATGACGGCAACCCCGACTCAGCGGACCTCGCGCGCGAGAACGCCGAGGCCAATGGGCTGCTCGGACGGGTCCGGGTGGAGCGGGCGTCCACCCTTGCCGTGCTCCGCGGCGCGCAGGACACGTTCGATCTCGTGCTGCTCGACACCCAGGAGGTGGGCTCCCACGAGGACTTCATCGAGCATGTCCGGCTGGCCCTCAAACGGACGAGGCATGGCGGCCGGTTGCTGCTGGCGGGCTACCACCCCCCGCTCGCCCGAGGGGCCTTCGAGGAACTCGTGGCGGAGTCGTGTGAGCGTGAACAACGCATCGCGTTCAGGCTGGCCCGGTTCGGCCTGCCGCCCGACCACCCCTTGCCCGTGAACAGCCCAGGGGCGGAATACCTCAGCGCAATGGCGCTCGAAGTGAACTGA
- a CDS encoding TatD family hydrolase, whose translation MRLIDAHCHLESTDYAEVAPVLERARAAGVVHAMVVGQFQGPGDWGNALEVAAAYPDFLSPTLGIHPHEAARATEADFATLERTCARPEVCAVGEAGLDYYYDRSPRDVQAEVFRRQCALARSLGKPLVVHVRDAHEECEAILREAGLQRGVIHCFTGDTAAARRYLDLGFHISLSGVVTYKKTEALQEAVRFTPLDRLMVETDSPFLAPVPYRGRKNEPAHVVETARKVAELKGIPVEELAAATTAATAGLFGLRVP comes from the coding sequence ATGAGATTGATCGACGCCCATTGCCACCTGGAGAGCACGGACTACGCGGAGGTCGCGCCCGTGCTGGAGCGCGCCCGCGCCGCGGGGGTGGTGCACGCCATGGTGGTGGGGCAGTTCCAGGGGCCAGGGGACTGGGGCAACGCGCTGGAGGTGGCCGCGGCGTATCCGGACTTCCTGTCGCCGACCTTGGGCATTCACCCCCATGAGGCCGCTCGCGCCACGGAGGCGGACTTCGCCACCTTGGAGCGCACGTGCGCCCGGCCCGAGGTCTGCGCGGTGGGCGAGGCGGGACTGGATTATTACTATGATCGTTCTCCCCGGGACGTTCAGGCCGAGGTGTTCCGCCGCCAGTGCGCGCTGGCGCGCTCGCTGGGCAAGCCGCTGGTGGTGCATGTGAGGGATGCGCACGAGGAATGCGAGGCCATCCTCCGAGAGGCTGGGCTCCAGCGCGGGGTCATCCACTGCTTCACCGGAGACACCGCCGCGGCGCGCCGCTACCTGGATCTGGGCTTCCACATCTCCCTGTCCGGCGTGGTGACCTACAAGAAGACAGAGGCGCTCCAGGAGGCCGTGCGCTTCACGCCCCTGGACCGGCTGATGGTGGAGACGGACAGCCCCTTCCTGGCGCCGGTTCCTTACCGGGGCCGCAAGAATGAGCCCGCGCACGTCGTGGAGACGGCGCGCAAGGTGGCGGAGCTGAAGGGCATTCCGGTGGAGGAACTCGCCGCCGCCACCACGGCGGCCACGGCGGGGCTGTTCGGGCTCCGGGTGCCGTAG
- a CDS encoding NAD(P)/FAD-dependent oxidoreductase has product MAYRVNNIGLWLDEPEELLGQRAAEKLGVTRSDLASVRVVRSVLDARKKGSPRYIYTLEVTLAPGRPPPRLPPDVSEAPALPEPLPRVKEPERWPLIIGTGPAGLFCALGLLERGVRSILLERGREVVTRRKDVARLMRDGTLHPESNMNFGEGGAGAYTDGKLSTRINHPMVRKVIETFAQYGAPDHILIEGKPHIGSDLLPGAVARIRDMLIAGGCQVLFEHKVEDLLYREGRVAGLKLVDGRTLESDRVVLAPGNSARELYERFAADKHVSVEAKPFALGFRAEHPQGLINSIQYGSAAKNPKLPPADYKLAENLDVDGEMRGIYSFCMCPGGIVVPTPTEEGQQCTNGMSNSRRNAKFANSGIVVTVSVQDFEREGFHGPLAGLEFQRYWEKKAYELGGGKFFAPAQTIPDYLAGRANKDPGDTSYRPGIVRTDLNVLFPDRLTQSIKQALRAFDRKMRGFNSDEGKLIGIESRTSSPLRITRGEDLQSVSLRGLYPVGEGCGYAGGIVSSAIDGLRAAEQIATELT; this is encoded by the coding sequence ATGGCGTACCGGGTGAACAACATCGGGCTGTGGCTGGACGAGCCGGAGGAGCTGCTCGGCCAACGTGCCGCGGAGAAGCTGGGGGTGACCCGGTCTGATCTCGCGTCGGTACGTGTGGTGCGCTCGGTGCTGGATGCCCGCAAGAAGGGCAGCCCTCGCTACATTTATACCCTCGAGGTCACCCTGGCGCCGGGCCGCCCACCGCCCCGCCTGCCTCCGGATGTCAGCGAGGCCCCTGCCCTGCCCGAGCCGTTGCCCCGGGTGAAGGAGCCCGAGCGCTGGCCGCTCATCATCGGCACCGGGCCCGCGGGCCTCTTCTGCGCCCTGGGCCTGCTGGAGCGGGGGGTGCGCAGCATTCTCCTGGAGCGGGGCCGGGAGGTGGTGACGCGCCGCAAGGACGTGGCCAGGCTGATGCGGGACGGCACGCTCCATCCCGAGAGCAACATGAACTTCGGAGAGGGCGGCGCCGGGGCCTACACCGATGGCAAGCTCTCCACGCGCATCAACCACCCCATGGTGCGCAAGGTCATCGAGACGTTCGCCCAGTACGGCGCACCGGACCACATCCTCATCGAGGGCAAGCCGCACATCGGCTCGGACCTGCTGCCGGGGGCGGTGGCCCGCATCCGAGACATGCTCATCGCCGGGGGCTGCCAGGTGCTCTTCGAGCACAAGGTGGAGGATCTGCTCTACCGGGAGGGCCGGGTGGCGGGCTTGAAGCTGGTGGATGGACGCACGCTGGAGAGCGACCGGGTGGTGCTGGCTCCGGGCAACTCGGCGCGCGAGCTGTACGAGCGCTTCGCGGCGGACAAGCACGTGAGCGTGGAGGCCAAGCCCTTTGCCCTCGGCTTCCGCGCCGAGCACCCTCAGGGACTCATCAACAGCATCCAGTACGGCAGCGCGGCGAAGAATCCCAAGCTTCCCCCGGCCGATTACAAGCTGGCGGAGAACCTGGATGTGGACGGCGAGATGCGAGGCATCTACTCGTTCTGCATGTGCCCCGGCGGCATCGTGGTGCCGACCCCCACCGAAGAGGGCCAGCAGTGCACCAACGGCATGAGCAACTCGCGCCGCAACGCGAAGTTCGCCAACTCCGGCATCGTCGTCACCGTGTCCGTGCAGGACTTCGAGCGCGAGGGCTTCCATGGACCGCTCGCGGGGCTCGAATTCCAGCGCTACTGGGAGAAGAAGGCCTATGAGCTGGGCGGCGGAAAGTTCTTCGCCCCGGCGCAGACCATTCCGGATTACCTCGCGGGCCGCGCGAACAAGGACCCCGGCGACACCAGCTACCGGCCCGGCATCGTCCGCACGGACCTCAACGTCCTGTTTCCCGACCGCCTCACTCAGTCCATCAAGCAGGCCCTGCGGGCCTTCGACCGGAAGATGCGCGGCTTCAACAGCGACGAGGGGAAACTCATCGGCATCGAGAGCCGCACCAGTTCGCCCCTGCGCATCACCCGCGGCGAGGATCTCCAGTCCGTGTCGCTGCGAGGCCTGTACCCCGTGGGAGAGGGGTGCGGCTACGCGGGCGGTATCGTCTCTTCGGCCATTGATGGGTTGCGGGCCGCTGAGCAAATTGCCACGGAGCTGACCTAG
- a CDS encoding diacylglycerol kinase has protein sequence MNTPTPPRPQFPHRGSPGLLASFHHAWKGLIHTVVYQRNMRVHLVSGVLVGLVGSGIPLGLAEKVTLIFCVLLIFFAEILNSALEHLVDLAVQQFDEKARLAKDAAAAGVMVLALGTVVIFAALLVHNWGTVLTSGPQIARQVTLGLPFTACVTLLVLPQARPAWVDWLAFLGAGLLIALQASETASSVFSALTAGLLVVAGAAARERRRAGAHKKTGAAPVSPPP, from the coding sequence ATGAACACCCCCACCCCTCCTCGCCCTCAGTTTCCACACCGGGGGAGCCCCGGCCTGCTGGCTTCGTTCCACCACGCGTGGAAAGGCCTCATCCACACCGTCGTCTACCAGCGCAACATGCGCGTCCACCTCGTCTCCGGCGTGCTTGTGGGACTGGTGGGCAGCGGCATCCCGCTGGGGCTCGCCGAGAAGGTGACGCTCATCTTCTGCGTCCTGCTCATCTTCTTCGCGGAGATCCTCAACAGCGCGCTCGAGCACCTGGTGGATCTCGCCGTCCAGCAGTTCGATGAGAAGGCTCGCCTGGCCAAGGACGCCGCCGCCGCCGGCGTGATGGTGCTCGCCCTGGGCACGGTGGTCATCTTCGCCGCCCTGCTCGTCCACAACTGGGGCACGGTGCTGACGAGTGGACCGCAGATCGCCCGTCAGGTGACGCTGGGTCTGCCCTTCACCGCGTGCGTCACGCTGCTCGTGCTTCCCCAGGCCCGCCCGGCCTGGGTGGACTGGCTCGCCTTCCTGGGCGCGGGGCTGCTCATCGCCCTGCAAGCTTCGGAGACCGCCAGCTCGGTGTTCTCGGCACTGACCGCCGGGCTGCTCGTGGTGGCGGGAGCGGCCGCCCGCGAGCGCAGACGCGCCGGAGCACATAAAAAAACCGGCGCCGCGCCGGTTTCTCCTCCGCCGTGA